A region of Sulfurimonas sp. DNA encodes the following proteins:
- a CDS encoding glutamate synthase subunit beta translates to MGKITGFKEYKRQNFSIAPVEERIKHNNEFVIPANKNAMEIQGARCMDCGVPFCHSNYGCPVGNNIPQFNDHIYKNKWENAFRTLMSTNNFPEFTGRVCPAPCETACVLGLNNDAVTIKGIEYSIIEMAYKKGWMKPQVPKIRSGKKVAVVGSGPAGLSVASQLNKAGHEVTIYERDKRIGGLVRYGIPNYKLDKKKVVQRRIDMMVEEGIKFVTNAHIGIDIPLKKLQDEYDSVVLCGGASLPRDLPIDNRDAKGIHFAMEFLAQCNSRIEGENIPKEKEILATDKHIVVIGGGDTGSDCVGNSIRQGAASITQIELMPKAPLERTDAMPWPTYPRVFKLSTSQQEGCDMDFNILSKSFIKDENGNVKGLNCVKIEWGDKGFSEIKGTEFTLKADLIFLAMGFMGPEQTGMIEELKLDTDARSNIETNNYKTSVEGVFSAGDMRRGQSLVVWAIYEGRECAIAVDEFLSNKKTMLNARSKSLYEN, encoded by the coding sequence ATGGGAAAAATTACAGGATTTAAAGAGTATAAGCGTCAAAATTTTTCTATTGCACCAGTAGAGGAACGCATAAAGCATAACAATGAATTTGTAATTCCTGCGAATAAAAATGCAATGGAGATTCAAGGTGCTAGATGCATGGACTGTGGTGTTCCTTTTTGTCATAGTAATTATGGTTGTCCAGTCGGTAATAATATACCTCAATTTAATGATCACATATATAAAAACAAATGGGAAAATGCATTTCGTACACTGATGAGTACAAATAATTTTCCAGAATTTACGGGAAGAGTATGCCCTGCTCCATGTGAGACTGCTTGTGTTCTTGGTTTAAATAATGACGCAGTTACAATAAAGGGCATCGAGTATTCAATAATTGAGATGGCTTACAAAAAAGGCTGGATGAAACCACAAGTACCAAAAATCAGAAGTGGCAAAAAAGTTGCAGTTGTTGGTTCTGGTCCAGCTGGTCTTAGTGTTGCAAGTCAGCTTAACAAAGCGGGACATGAAGTTACTATATATGAAAGAGATAAACGCATCGGCGGTTTAGTTCGTTATGGTATTCCAAACTATAAACTTGACAAGAAAAAAGTAGTTCAACGCAGAATTGATATGATGGTTGAAGAAGGCATAAAATTTGTTACAAATGCGCATATTGGTATAGATATACCACTGAAAAAACTTCAAGATGAATATGACTCTGTTGTACTATGTGGTGGAGCGTCTTTACCAAGAGACTTACCAATAGACAATAGAGATGCTAAAGGTATTCATTTTGCAATGGAATTTTTAGCACAGTGTAACTCACGCATAGAGGGTGAAAATATTCCTAAAGAAAAAGAGATTTTAGCAACTGATAAACATATTGTTGTTATTGGTGGAGGAGATACAGGAAGTGACTGCGTTGGAAACTCTATAAGACAAGGAGCAGCATCTATCACCCAGATAGAACTAATGCCAAAAGCACCACTAGAGAGAACAGATGCTATGCCATGGCCAACATATCCAAGAGTGTTTAAACTATCAACTTCTCAACAAGAGGGTTGTGATATGGACTTTAACATACTTTCAAAATCATTTATCAAAGATGAAAATGGAAATGTAAAAGGTCTAAACTGTGTAAAAATTGAGTGGGGAGATAAAGGATTTAGTGAAATAAAAGGAACTGAATTTACTTTAAAAGCTGACTTAATTTTCTTAGCTATGGGCTTTATGGGACCTGAGCAAACAGGTATGATAGAAGAGTTAAAACTTGACACAGATGCTAGAAGTAATATAGAGACAAACAACTACAAAACTTCTGTTGAAGGCGTTTTTAGTGCTGGAGATATGAGAAGAGGTCAATCACTTGTAGTTTGGGCAATTTATGAAGGTAGAGAGTGTGCCATAGCAGTTGATGAATTTTTATCAAACAAAAAAACTATGCTAAACGCTAGAAGTAAATCTTTATACGAGAACTGA
- a CDS encoding IS5 family transposase: MQLSFFDHAMKYQGGKKSMKFLNEMKEIIPFEAIEKILIEKNVYKPNKGKTGRPSIPSKILVGSLFLQNWYGLSDPMTEELIHDRISFRKFLDIRDEDTIPDETTICKFRNKLIKEEILGDIFEEVKKMMESKRLILNEGTLIDATLIHSSEPKRKKDDKGKVISNKAHDSDATYTSKRGRKHHGLKMHIATDTNGIIKKVIATTASTHDSTQFDELTQDEDKAIFADSGYIQKARKITLRAKGIFAGIVERRVRGQSKLRPKQSRNNTRFSKIRCLVELPFAFIKHHMKFRETKYLGIEKNQQHFFMLAACYNLRRTPALVRAIN; encoded by the coding sequence ATGCAACTAAGTTTTTTTGACCATGCCATGAAATACCAAGGTGGTAAGAAGAGTATGAAGTTTTTAAATGAGATGAAAGAGATTATTCCATTTGAAGCTATTGAGAAGATACTTATAGAGAAAAATGTATACAAACCCAACAAAGGTAAGACAGGAAGACCATCTATTCCATCAAAGATATTAGTAGGCTCACTTTTTTTACAAAACTGGTATGGATTGTCAGACCCAATGACCGAAGAGCTTATACATGACCGTATAAGCTTCAGAAAGTTTCTTGATATAAGAGATGAAGATACTATTCCAGATGAAACAACTATTTGTAAATTTAGAAACAAGCTTATCAAAGAAGAGATACTTGGTGATATATTTGAAGAAGTAAAAAAGATGATGGAATCTAAAAGACTTATACTCAATGAGGGAACTCTTATAGACGCTACTCTCATCCACTCAAGCGAACCAAAGAGAAAAAAAGATGACAAGGGTAAAGTTATTTCAAATAAAGCCCATGATTCTGATGCAACCTATACTTCAAAAAGAGGTCGTAAACATCATGGATTAAAGATGCATATAGCAACTGATACAAACGGTATCATCAAAAAAGTAATAGCTACAACTGCATCAACTCATGATAGTACTCAATTCGATGAACTTACTCAAGATGAAGATAAAGCTATCTTTGCAGATAGCGGCTATATACAAAAAGCAAGGAAGATAACTTTAAGAGCAAAAGGTATATTTGCTGGTATAGTCGAAAGAAGAGTAAGAGGTCAATCTAAATTAAGACCTAAACAATCAAGAAATAATACAAGGTTCTCAAAGATAAGATGTTTAGTAGAACTGCCATTTGCATTTATCAAGCATCATATGAAATTTAGAGAAACTAAATATCTTGGAATAGAGAAAAATCAACAACACTTTTTTATGTTGGCTGCTTGTTATAATCTGAGACGGACACCTGCACTGGTAAGAGCAATAAACTGA
- a CDS encoding CsgG/HfaB family protein, giving the protein MFFKSIYTISAISILFSGCATMQKTETHKIPIKNEFQISETLKVKENIPSGLKRKVTIGRFTNETKYGQSFFIDKNNDKIGKQAMDILSAKLFQSGRFIMLERADLSKIEKELSMGNHAKLDNSADYLILGSITEFGRKETSDVGIFSRVKKQEAFAKVHIRIVDVSTGLIIYSEEGKGTSFSEAGTVMGVGGKAGYNGQLNDKAIDAAISDLTSNIIENMLDKPWKGYILGYEDGSLIVSGGKSQNIKIGDKFDIYKEGKKVKNPQTNMMMSLPGKKIATIEIEATIGDTLDTEVSLATIVTGNLKAYIESNNYSKLYIQIGVK; this is encoded by the coding sequence ATGTTTTTCAAAAGTATATATACGATATCTGCTATTTCAATTTTATTTTCTGGTTGTGCAACTATGCAAAAAACAGAAACACATAAAATTCCAATAAAAAATGAATTCCAGATAAGTGAAACTCTAAAAGTCAAAGAAAATATTCCTTCTGGATTAAAAAGAAAAGTTACAATAGGTAGATTTACAAATGAAACTAAATATGGTCAAAGTTTTTTTATTGATAAAAATAACGATAAAATTGGAAAACAGGCAATGGATATTTTATCTGCAAAACTATTTCAATCAGGAAGATTTATCATGTTAGAGCGTGCAGATTTATCAAAAATAGAAAAAGAGCTTAGCATGGGCAATCATGCTAAACTTGACAACTCTGCTGATTACTTGATTTTAGGTTCTATTACAGAGTTTGGACGCAAAGAAACAAGTGATGTAGGAATATTTAGTCGTGTTAAAAAACAAGAAGCATTTGCAAAAGTACATATTAGAATAGTAGATGTTAGTACGGGCTTAATTATTTATTCTGAAGAAGGGAAAGGTACATCTTTTAGTGAAGCAGGAACAGTAATGGGTGTTGGTGGCAAGGCTGGATATAACGGTCAATTAAATGATAAAGCGATTGATGCAGCAATATCAGATTTAACTTCTAATATAATTGAAAACATGCTTGACAAACCATGGAAAGGATACATTCTTGGATATGAGGATGGAAGCTTAATCGTATCAGGTGGGAAAAGTCAAAATATCAAAATTGGCGATAAATTTGATATTTACAAAGAAGGAAAAAAAGTTAAAAATCCTCAAACAAATATGATGATGAGCCTTCCTGGTAAAAAGATAGCAACAATCGAAATAGAAGCTACAATAGGTGATACACTCGATACAGAAGTTTCCTTGGCTACTATTGTAACTGGTAATTTAAAGGCATATATAGAAAGTAATAATTACTCTAAATTATATATTCAGATAGGAGTTAAATAA
- a CDS encoding DUF4810 domain-containing protein: protein MKNNKIIGLLTIVSIGFIISGCGQPKPLYTYGNYSSSYYESKKDVDTDTALELQKSIEYAIENANESRSGRVAPGMYANLGYIYLKGGKTDKAIENFNKEKSIYPESAHFMDRMIKKIELAEGKTDNEK from the coding sequence ATGAAAAACAATAAAATAATAGGCTTATTAACAATAGTATCTATTGGATTTATAATATCTGGTTGTGGTCAACCAAAGCCTTTATATACATATGGAAACTATAGCTCAAGTTATTATGAATCCAAGAAAGATGTTGATACTGATACGGCTTTGGAACTTCAAAAATCAATAGAATATGCTATTGAAAATGCAAATGAAAGCCGTTCTGGTAGAGTTGCTCCAGGAATGTATGCGAATCTAGGTTATATATATCTCAAAGGTGGTAAAACTGATAAAGCTATAGAAAATTTTAATAAAGAAAAATCTATATATCCAGAGTCAGCTCACTTCATGGATAGAATGATTAAAAAAATAGAATTAGCAGAAGGAAAAACAGATAATGAAAAATAA
- a CDS encoding GNA1162 family protein, with protein sequence MKNKLTILLTSIVSILIFTGCGATYVTKGTEFPKMYEQQPRSILILPPMNESTDAEAKDYYMTTTEMPFALMGYYTFPTEMVSDIMKQEGVYDTEILYNMPLDKYYEYFGADTVLFTRIKKWDVSYMILASNLTISIEAKIMSTKTSEELWKYTGTVVVDLSGGDTGGGIVGLITKAILSAVNTATADYVQHAHTANRRIIYTLPAGPYNEMHMKDQSVQLIDQTPGK encoded by the coding sequence ATGAAAAATAAACTTACAATACTATTAACTTCTATAGTGTCTATATTGATTTTTACTGGATGTGGAGCTACATATGTCACAAAAGGAACAGAATTTCCTAAAATGTATGAGCAACAACCTCGCTCAATACTTATATTACCGCCAATGAATGAAAGCACAGATGCTGAAGCTAAAGATTATTATATGACAACAACAGAAATGCCTTTTGCTTTAATGGGTTACTATACATTTCCAACAGAAATGGTTAGTGATATTATGAAGCAAGAGGGTGTTTATGACACTGAGATTTTATATAATATGCCTCTTGATAAATACTACGAATATTTTGGTGCTGATACAGTTTTGTTTACGAGGATTAAAAAATGGGATGTTTCATATATGATACTTGCTTCAAACTTAACTATATCAATAGAAGCTAAAATCATGTCAACTAAGACATCTGAAGAGTTATGGAAATATACTGGTACAGTTGTTGTAGACTTAAGTGGTGGAGATACAGGTGGAGGAATTGTTGGCTTAATAACAAAAGCAATTTTATCAGCTGTAAATACAGCAACTGCTGATTATGTACAACATGCACATACTGCGAATAGAAGAATAATTTATACTCTTCCTGCTGGTCCATATAATGAAATGCACATGAAAGATCAAAGTGTTCAATTAATTGATCAAACTCCAGGAAAATGA
- a CDS encoding O-acetylhomoserine aminocarboxypropyltransferase/cysteine synthase family protein, with protein sequence MDLQTKALHAGYEKDSQGTMAVPIYMTTAYEFRDVEHAANLFALKELGNIYTRLNNPTTDVFEKRFAELEGGEAAIATASGMSAIFYAIANSAEAGDNIVCARQLYGGSLTLNSHTLKRFGIESRFFDVQNPSEIEALIDDKTKVIFFESLTNPSIDVADIEAITTIANKHGILTVVDNTVATPVLCRPFEFGADISVHSTSKYTTGQGLAIGGILVERKGLLEKLKANPRYPQFNEPDPSYHGLVYVDVPLPAFTLRTRLSLLRDIGAVPSPFNSWLFIQGTETLSLRMKEHSANALALAEFLEAHPKVNKVNYPGLKSNSNYANAQKHFDNGACSGLLSFEVDSLEIATKIVDATELYSLVVNIGDSKSIITHPASTTHQQLNEEELKACGVPSGLIRISAGLESIKDLIADIKQALEA encoded by the coding sequence ATGGATTTACAAACAAAAGCACTACATGCTGGATATGAAAAAGACTCTCAAGGAACTATGGCAGTTCCTATTTATATGACGACTGCGTATGAGTTTCGTGATGTTGAGCACGCTGCAAATTTATTTGCACTTAAAGAATTAGGTAACATTTACACTCGTTTAAATAATCCTACAACAGATGTTTTTGAAAAAAGATTTGCTGAGTTAGAAGGTGGAGAAGCTGCTATTGCTACAGCAAGTGGCATGAGTGCTATTTTTTACGCTATTGCTAACTCTGCTGAGGCTGGTGATAATATTGTATGCGCTAGACAACTTTATGGTGGAAGTCTTACACTGAATTCTCATACTCTTAAACGCTTTGGAATTGAATCAAGATTTTTTGATGTTCAAAATCCAAGTGAGATAGAAGCACTCATAGACGACAAAACAAAAGTTATCTTTTTTGAGTCTTTAACAAATCCTAGTATTGATGTTGCTGACATTGAGGCGATTACTACTATCGCTAACAAACATGGCATACTTACTGTAGTTGACAATACTGTAGCCACTCCTGTTTTATGCCGTCCTTTTGAGTTTGGAGCAGATATATCTGTTCACTCTACATCTAAGTACACAACAGGTCAAGGTCTTGCTATTGGTGGTATTTTAGTTGAGAGAAAAGGTCTTTTAGAAAAACTAAAAGCAAATCCAAGATACCCTCAGTTTAATGAGCCAGACCCTTCTTACCATGGGTTGGTGTATGTAGATGTACCTCTTCCTGCTTTTACTTTAAGAACTCGGCTTTCGCTTCTTAGAGATATTGGTGCAGTTCCATCTCCCTTTAACTCTTGGTTATTTATTCAAGGAACAGAAACACTATCTCTTCGCATGAAGGAGCATTCGGCAAATGCTTTAGCACTAGCCGAATTTTTAGAAGCACATCCAAAAGTAAATAAAGTAAATTATCCTGGTTTAAAAAGTAACTCAAACTATGCCAATGCTCAAAAACACTTTGACAATGGAGCTTGTAGTGGACTTTTAAGTTTTGAAGTTGACTCTTTAGAAATAGCTACTAAAATCGTAGATGCTACTGAACTTTACTCTTTAGTTGTAAATATTGGTGATTCAAAATCAATCATTACGCACCCTGCATCTACAACTCATCAACAGTTAAATGAAGAAGAATTAAAAGCTTGTGGTGTTCCTTCTGGACTTATCAGAATTTCAGCTGGATTAGAATCAATAAAAGATTTAATCGCAGACATTAAACAAGCTTTAGAGGCATAA
- the metX gene encoding homoserine O-acetyltransferase MetX, with protein MPLNLQIHTEHFTNPLYLESGRILEPYDIVYETYGEINDDKSNVVVVCHALTGSHHAAGIYENETKAGWWDGFIGSGKAIDTDKYFVICSNVIGSCFGSTGPMSMQHPQHEHYRYKFPVVTIKDMVKAQRILFDRLDIHRVHAVVGGSMGGMQALAFAVHYPNFSNKIIALAATHATQPWAIAFNKVAQESILKDPDFKQGYYDPEVIKEQGLSGMAVGRMAGHISFLSPESMATKFGREYKRTDGLYELFGKFQVESYLEYNGYNFTKWFDPLAYLYITKAINIFDLARGFDSLEEALKKVTSSMHLISFRDDLLFKNIEMKKIADTLSEIGNNNYNYIDIDSGYGHDAFLVELEKFEKYVKDALDG; from the coding sequence TTGCCTTTAAACTTACAAATACATACAGAGCATTTTACAAACCCTCTCTATTTAGAGAGTGGTCGTATTTTAGAACCTTATGATATTGTTTATGAAACATACGGTGAAATAAATGACGATAAAAGCAATGTGGTTGTAGTTTGTCATGCACTTACAGGTTCTCACCATGCAGCTGGCATCTATGAAAATGAAACTAAAGCTGGTTGGTGGGATGGTTTTATCGGTTCTGGCAAAGCAATAGACACAGATAAGTACTTTGTAATTTGCTCAAATGTCATAGGTAGTTGCTTTGGTTCAACAGGTCCTATGAGTATGCAACACCCTCAGCACGAACACTATCGCTACAAATTTCCAGTTGTTACTATAAAAGATATGGTAAAAGCTCAACGCATACTTTTTGACAGACTTGATATTCATAGAGTTCACGCAGTTGTAGGTGGCTCTATGGGAGGGATGCAAGCTCTCGCTTTTGCAGTTCACTATCCTAACTTTTCAAATAAAATCATCGCTTTAGCCGCAACTCACGCAACACAACCTTGGGCAATAGCCTTTAACAAGGTAGCTCAAGAATCTATCTTAAAAGACCCTGATTTTAAACAAGGCTACTATGACCCTGAAGTTATAAAAGAGCAAGGCTTATCAGGTATGGCTGTTGGTCGTATGGCTGGTCATATTAGTTTTTTATCCCCTGAGTCTATGGCTACTAAGTTTGGTCGTGAGTATAAAAGAACAGATGGACTTTATGAACTTTTTGGAAAGTTTCAAGTTGAGTCTTATTTAGAGTACAATGGTTACAATTTTACAAAATGGTTTGACCCTTTAGCATATCTTTACATAACTAAAGCTATTAATATCTTTGATTTAGCAAGAGGTTTTGACTCACTTGAAGAGGCTCTTAAAAAAGTAACTTCAAGTATGCATCTGATTAGCTTTAGAGATGATTTACTTTTTAAAAATATAGAGATGAAAAAAATTGCTGATACTTTAAGTGAGATTGGTAACAACAACTATAACTATATTGACATAGATAGCGGTTATGGTCATGACGCTTTTTTAGTAGAGTTAGAAAAATTTGAAAAATATGTAAAGGATGCATTAGATGGCTAA
- the xseB gene encoding exodeoxyribonuclease VII small subunit, producing MAKTPDFETKLTSAKKTLENLMKPDITLQNSVKEYEKGIKELNDAQKILETAVIKINEIKNN from the coding sequence ATGGCTAAAACACCAGATTTTGAAACAAAACTAACAAGTGCTAAAAAGACATTGGAAAACTTGATGAAACCTGATATTACTTTGCAAAATAGTGTAAAAGAATATGAAAAAGGAATCAAAGAGTTAAATGATGCTCAAAAAATTCTCGAAACAGCTGTCATAAAAATTAACGAAATAAAGAATAACTAA
- a CDS encoding carbon-nitrogen hydrolase family protein: protein MRCAVLQLSAQGMSSTKLYNYIRIAHTKNVKVLLLGEYILNPFFKELQNMSISMIKEQAEHQIKILKELSSTYNMTIVAPLVIVKKKKVYKTVAKFAPSSTAYYQQQILINYSHWNEEKFFSNSIDVIKSPLVFKVDGFKFAIISGFEIHFDEIFAQISQKNVDAILLPSISTFDSFERWKTLILSRAFTNNCYILRANRIGEYTQEEFSWKFYGDSILASPNGELLSHLGNKEELMLVEMSHSEVVQTRRTWGFKDIIKRRES, encoded by the coding sequence ATGCGTTGTGCTGTACTACAACTTAGCGCTCAAGGCATGAGTAGTACAAAACTTTACAATTACATAAGAATTGCTCATACAAAAAATGTAAAAGTTCTTCTGCTTGGTGAGTACATATTAAACCCTTTTTTCAAAGAGTTACAAAATATGTCAATTTCTATGATAAAAGAACAAGCCGAGCACCAGATTAAAATACTTAAAGAACTATCTTCTACTTACAATATGACAATCGTTGCACCTTTAGTTATTGTAAAGAAGAAAAAAGTTTATAAAACAGTTGCTAAGTTTGCTCCATCATCTACTGCTTACTATCAACAACAAATCCTTATAAACTACTCACATTGGAATGAGGAAAAATTCTTTTCAAACAGTATCGATGTTATTAAATCACCGCTAGTTTTTAAAGTTGATGGCTTTAAGTTTGCGATTATCAGCGGTTTTGAGATTCATTTTGATGAAATATTTGCACAAATTTCACAAAAAAATGTAGATGCTATCTTACTCCCAAGCATATCTACTTTTGACTCTTTTGAGAGATGGAAAACTCTTATACTTTCTCGTGCTTTTACAAATAACTGCTACATTCTTAGAGCAAACCGAATAGGTGAATATACCCAAGAAGAATTTTCATGGAAATTTTATGGAGACTCCATACTAGCATCTCCAAATGGAGAGTTATTATCTCATCTTGGAAACAAGGAAGAACTAATGTTAGTAGAGATGTCTCACAGTGAAGTAGTTCAAACAAGACGGACATGGGGATTCAAAGATATAATAAAAAGGAGAGAATCATGA
- a CDS encoding dual specificity protein phosphatase family protein, with the protein MKKIFKISLILVVILATFYVYHVHFDYRFEVISKDKVYKSGLIKPEKLEGYLVKYNIKTVIDLMDPGVQDALNPAKQKNIDEEDNAINQINQKNNLNIKHVNIPSGQVPNKKTLTKFFEVLDNKDNYPILIHCYHGTGRAQIYSALYRVEYENWNTEDARQKTRFMVEGFGYRSSFSKGKVKGDFLIEYKPRKEGILSTINTLQK; encoded by the coding sequence ATGAAAAAAATATTTAAAATTTCACTTATATTAGTTGTAATACTAGCTACTTTTTATGTATATCATGTACATTTTGACTACCGTTTTGAAGTGATTAGCAAAGACAAGGTTTATAAATCAGGTCTAATAAAACCTGAGAAACTTGAAGGCTATCTTGTAAAATATAATATTAAAACTGTTATAGACTTAATGGACCCTGGTGTTCAAGATGCACTTAATCCAGCAAAACAAAAAAATATAGATGAAGAAGATAATGCTATTAATCAGATAAATCAAAAGAACAATCTAAACATAAAACATGTAAATATACCATCAGGACAAGTACCAAATAAAAAGACTCTTACTAAGTTTTTTGAAGTTCTTGATAACAAAGACAACTATCCAATTTTAATACACTGCTATCATGGAACAGGGAGAGCACAAATATATAGTGCCCTTTATAGAGTAGAGTATGAAAATTGGAATACTGAAGATGCGAGACAAAAGACAAGATTTATGGTTGAGGGATTTGGATATAGAAGTAGTTTCTCAAAAGGAAAAGTAAAAGGTGACTTTCTTATAGAATATAAACCTAGAAAAGAAGGCATACTTAGTACTATAAACACACTCCAAAAATAG
- a CDS encoding ThiF family adenylyltransferase translates to MMKYFHRQIQLWGEETQQNLQTKKIAVIGSGGLGSSLAFALGASGIGEIHMVDFDEVSLHNIHRQIAFKVGDEGKNKATINAKIIEERCPYVKAIAHECNFEEWSKKNIEVDLIIDATDNLPTRGDINAYAKSINMPWLYGSVEAFHGQVCFIDKSSFTDAFKIIKKTPAGIAAPIVMHIASLQANLALRFLAGLSVKKDTLYYLFFNQDGELITQKFTLPKA, encoded by the coding sequence ATGATGAAATATTTCCATCGCCAGATACAACTTTGGGGCGAAGAAACACAACAAAATTTACAAACAAAAAAGATAGCAGTTATTGGCTCAGGTGGTCTTGGAAGTTCTTTAGCATTTGCACTTGGAGCTAGTGGTATTGGCGAAATTCATATGGTTGACTTTGATGAAGTTTCTTTGCACAATATCCATAGACAAATAGCTTTTAAAGTTGGTGATGAAGGCAAAAATAAAGCTACAATCAATGCAAAAATCATAGAAGAAAGATGCCCCTATGTGAAGGCTATCGCTCATGAGTGTAACTTTGAAGAGTGGAGCAAAAAAAATATAGAAGTAGATTTAATCATAGATGCTACAGATAATCTTCCAACTCGCGGGGATATAAACGCCTATGCAAAAAGTATAAATATGCCTTGGTTGTATGGAAGTGTTGAGGCTTTTCATGGGCAAGTTTGTTTCATAGATAAGTCTTCTTTTACGGATGCCTTTAAAATCATCAAAAAAACTCCAGCAGGAATCGCAGCACCAATAGTTATGCACATAGCATCTCTACAAGCAAACTTAGCACTTAGATTTCTAGCAGGTCTTAGCGTTAAAAAAGACACACTTTACTATCTTTTTTTTAACCAAGATGGTGAGTTAATAACTCAAAAATTCACACTTCCTAAAGCTTAG